A region of the Flavobacteriaceae bacterium MAR_2010_188 genome:
TGCTGAATAATGGAACATTTGGTAATGATACTATTGTTAATCCGAAAATAATTGATGAAATATTTAAACCTCAAATTATATATCCTCTTGGTGGCGCTCCGTTTTACAATGAATTTACATCCTATGGATTTGGTTGGTGGCTTACACCAATAAATGGACATAAAATAATTGAACATAGTGGAGGTATTGACGGTATGTCGGCTAACCTTGTTATGATAAAAGATATGAATTTAGGGTTTGTAATCCTTACCAATGAAGCTGAAGAGCCGGCCACATTTTTATTGACTGCGAAAATATTAGAAATGATCTTTGATGATAAGTCGTATGACATATATTCAAGAGTTTTGGATAATAGAAACCAGAATTTAAAAAAGAAAAAAGAATCACCTGTTCAAATTTCTAAAACTCCCAAAACAAAACCTTCATTAGAAATTCAGAAATACGCTGGAAAATATAGCGACAAGATGTATGGAGACATCTTAATCAATTATACTAAGAATGGTGAACTGGAAATTTCATTTTCTCATTCGCCAGTGTTCAATGGAAAATTAGCACATTGGCATTTTGATACATTTAAAATAGACTGGAATGATATTCGAGTTCCTGATGGATTTTTAACGTTCAACTTTAATGCATACAGAGATATTTTAGGATTCTCCATGGACCAAGAAAACCTTCTTGACGTTGATTTCGGAGAACTGAAAATTTTAAAAAATAAAAATTGAATATAATAATAACTATAAATGACCAGCCCGACAGTTATTCTGGCAGTTAGCTTGTTCTTGCCAATTCCGAAAATCCGCAGGACAAGCAGTGATTAAATTAAAAGGAAGTTGTAGTGACTCATTTAATTTTAATAAGATCATTTTATATTAAATCAGTTATAGTCCACCAACCTCTAACATGGACAAGATTATTAAAGACTTTATTCTAAAATGACCTATCGATTAATAATTACAATATTTTTTATTTTATTTAATCTTAGTGGATTTTGCCAAACAATTAGTGGAAAAGTCGTGGGTATAATGGACGGCGATACTTTTAAGATGCTTACTAAAGATTCTACTCTCGTAAGGGTAAGATTAGCAAACATTGACTGTCCGGAAAACAAACAGCCATATTCTAAAAAGGCTAAAGAATTCACGGCAAATGCTCTATTTGGAAAGGAAGTGACCATAAGCTCACAGAAAACCGATCGTTACAAGCGCTATATCAGTGACGTTGTCTATAATGATTCCTTAAGTTTAACCCATCAACTGCTTAAAGCTGGTCTCGCTTGGCACTTTATAAGATACTCCAACGATAGTACTTTGCAAAAAGTAGAGGATTTGGCGAGGATTAACCATCTTGGCTTATGGAAAGACACCAATCCTATTGCACCATGGGAATGGCGAAAAAATAAGAAAAGGAAAAATAACTGATAAAGTTTTTTAAAATTCCTATTCATTGCGGTTATGATCATAGCTTGCAAAATGCCTGCCCAAACGGTTTATGTTACCAATACATGGGAAAAATATCATAAGACCAGCTACCAATCAAAACATGAAATTACACTTGAAAAAGCACCACAATTGGGCTATAATGCCCGCTCAGTATGCAAGCCAATTTATTTAGATAAAAATTCGAGCTCAAAAGTAAATTTAAATGCATTATCCCCCAAGTCGCTAGCGGCCAAACAAAAAGCCACTACTACACAGAACACAGTCAAAACAAAATCAGGGTCGAGACGCAGACGATTGACCAAAAGCGCCAATGGTAGATATTATCAGCGCTAGAACTTAAAAGTTAATAGTAAACTTATTTTTCAAATTATGTTAATCTACCAATTGTTGTCTAACGTCTGTTTTTAGAATTCCGTGAATTTCCGTAAACGAATTTGTAGGGTTCTTTTATATTTACGGTATTCTTAACTAATATTCATTACAAAGAAAAGCAACAACGTTTTTCGCGATTAAACGCAGAATAGTCTTAGTTTTATTTTTATTTTTAAACAAATCATTAAGCTGAATCCATGTATAAAATCTTTCTTCTCCTGCTCCTTTTTACCTTTTCCCAAACCGAGGTACAGGCCCAACGGAAAAAAAACAACAAAGAGAATTCACTAACCTATAACGAATCCCTTTACAATGGTATGCAATGGCGCTTGGTCGGCCCCTTTCGAGGTGGTAGAGCGGGCACGGTAACCGGAACAAAAGACAATCCCAACTTATATCACATGGGTACTGCGGGCGGAGGAGTTTGGAAAACCGAAGATGCGGGAAGTACTTGGGAATGTATTTCGGACGGGTTTTTCGGTGGTTCGATTGGAGCCGTTGCCGTATCTGAATCAGATCCCAACATCATCTATGTCGGTGAAGGCGAACAAACCCTTAGGGGCAATGTTTCATCGGGCAACGGAATATGGAAAAGCATGGATGCGGGGACGACCTGGAAATTCATTGGTCTGGATGGGTCAGAACACATCTCAAGGATTAGGATACATCCCACAAATCCCAATTTGGTCTATGTGGCGGCTATCGGTAATCTTTGGAAGCCCAACGAGACCCGTGGGGTATACCGTTCTAAGGATGGAGGCGAAAATTGGGAGAAAATTCTCTATGAAAGCGATAAAGCTGGGGCGGGAGACCTCATCATGGATCCTAACAATGCCCGTATACTCTATGCCGCTACTTGGGAAATGAAACGCAATGGCTACCGTATGGATAGCGGCGGACCTGATAGTAAAATGTATAAAAGCATCGATGGCGGGGATACCTGGAAGGATATTTCAAAGTACAAAGGTCTGCCAGATGGTCCTTGGGGCATTGTCGGTATTACGGTTTCGCCTGTGGATTCAAATAGGGTATGGGCTTTGATCGAAGCAGAGGATGGGGGGCTCTTCCGATCGGATGACGCTGGAAAAACCTGGGAAAAAATAAACGAGGATAGAGCACTGCGCCAAAGGGCATGGTACTACAGCCGCATTTATGCGGATACCCAGAATGTGGATAAAATCTACATCATGAACGTAAGCTATGGCGTTTCTACCGATGGGGGCAAGACTTTTACCCTAAAGGATGCACCCCACGGCGACCATCATGATCTTTGGATCGATCCGGACAATAATAATCGCATGATCATTGCAGATGATGGCGGTGCCCAGATTTCAAACGATGGAGGCAACAATTGGTCCACCTATTATAATCAGCCCACTTCACAGTTCTACAGGGTCGTTACCGACAACCATTTCCCCTACCGGATCTATGGAGCGCAACAGGACAATAGCACCGTTCGTATTTTAAATAGAACCTCTGGGTCATCCATAACAGAACAGGATTGGGAAGATACCGCTGGGGGTGAGAGTGCCCATCTGGCTCCAGATCCGAAAAATAACGACATCGTTTATGGCGGCACTTATAAAGGATATATGATGCGGGAAGACCATTCCATAGGACAAACCCGTTCTGTGAACGTTTGGCCCGATAATCCTGCCGGATCAGGTGTCGAGATTATGAAGTATCGTTTCAATTGGAACTTTCCCGTTATGTTTAGCATTCACGATCCCAACAGATTATACGCTGGATCCAATTTTCTGCACGTGACCACGAACGAGGGCCAAAGTTGGAAAACTATATCGCCCGATCTTACCAGGGGTCTTCCAGAGACCATCAGATCATCCGGCGGTCCCATTACCCAGGACAATACGGGTGCGGAATTCTACTCTAACATTTTTGCCATTAACGAATCTACTTTGGAGAACGGTGTTATTTGGGTCGGTAGCGATGACGGACTCATACACATCACAAAGGACGATGGTGTCACTTGGGAGGACATAACACCACCCAGCAACATGAGCCCTAAGTTGAATATGATCAACAGCATAGACCCGAGTCCGTTTAAAAAAGGAACCGCCTATGTGGCCGCAACCTCCTATAAATTCGGTGATTATACCCCGTACCTCTATAAAACTTTGGATTATGGCAAAACATGGACCTTGATCACCAATGGAATAAAGAACGATCACTACACCCGTGTCATTCGTTCCGATAAAACACGAGAGGGCCTGTTGTATGCCGGTACCGAATGGGGTATGTATATTTCTTTTGATGACGGAGCAAGCTGGTCTCCTTTTCAATTGAATTTACCCATTACCGCGGTCCGCGATCTTTCGGTGCGGGACAATGACCTGATTGCCGCCACACACGGCCGTAGTTTTTGGATGATCGATGACCTGACCCCATTGCACCAACTATCCCCAAACATGGCCGACTCGGATTTTTA
Encoded here:
- a CDS encoding Endonuclease YncB, thermonuclease family; this encodes MTYRLIITIFFILFNLSGFCQTISGKVVGIMDGDTFKMLTKDSTLVRVRLANIDCPENKQPYSKKAKEFTANALFGKEVTISSQKTDRYKRYISDVVYNDSLSLTHQLLKAGLAWHFIRYSNDSTLQKVEDLARINHLGLWKDTNPIAPWEWRKNKKRKNN
- a CDS encoding Sortilin, neurotensin receptor 3; amino-acid sequence: MYKIFLLLLLFTFSQTEVQAQRKKNNKENSLTYNESLYNGMQWRLVGPFRGGRAGTVTGTKDNPNLYHMGTAGGGVWKTEDAGSTWECISDGFFGGSIGAVAVSESDPNIIYVGEGEQTLRGNVSSGNGIWKSMDAGTTWKFIGLDGSEHISRIRIHPTNPNLVYVAAIGNLWKPNETRGVYRSKDGGENWEKILYESDKAGAGDLIMDPNNARILYAATWEMKRNGYRMDSGGPDSKMYKSIDGGDTWKDISKYKGLPDGPWGIVGITVSPVDSNRVWALIEAEDGGLFRSDDAGKTWEKINEDRALRQRAWYYSRIYADTQNVDKIYIMNVSYGVSTDGGKTFTLKDAPHGDHHDLWIDPDNNNRMIIADDGGAQISNDGGNNWSTYYNQPTSQFYRVVTDNHFPYRIYGAQQDNSTVRILNRTSGSSITEQDWEDTAGGESAHLAPDPKNNDIVYGGTYKGYMMREDHSIGQTRSVNVWPDNPAGSGVEIMKYRFNWNFPVMFSIHDPNRLYAGSNFLHVTTNEGQSWKTISPDLTRGLPETIRSSGGPITQDNTGAEFYSNIFAINESTLENGVIWVGSDDGLIHITKDDGVTWEDITPPSNMSPKLNMINSIDPSPFKKGTAYVAATSYKFGDYTPYLYKTLDYGKTWTLITNGIKNDHYTRVIRSDKTREGLLYAGTEWGMYISFDDGASWSPFQLNLPITAVRDLSVRDNDLIAATHGRSFWMIDDLTPLHQLSPNMADSDFYLYKPDMAYRMQQEGWGEPNPKLEGENHPDGAIINYYIKNSKETDTINIDILEMDGTLIQRFSNKPKEDKTDPTAPKPLEVKSGGNRLIWNMRYPGFATFKGMVLYSSPNIGPKAVPGNYKVKMTYNGETSEQEFKIEKDPRLPNSDADFQDQFDFLTKVRDQVSRANNAINDIRSVRKDLDYVKEKTKDNVELQALIKDFETKMEVIENNIHMTKNQSSQDPLNYGIRINNRLAFLMADSQRGDYPPTDQSIEFFSQVTTELNTQINTLNALMQDYITKINDKVSENKIKMVSTE